Genomic DNA from Arthrobacter sp. B1I2:
GCCGCCCACCACGGTGAGCCCGTCGGTCTCGGTCAGGGCCTGGGCGATGGCACGGGTGCCCGCCGAGAATGCCTCGAATTCGAAGACGCCCATGGGGCCGTTCCAGAAGACGGTCCGTGCACCCTTAATCCGCTCGGAGAAGGCAGCCGCGGTATCCGGCCCAATATCCAGGCCGATGCCCTGCGCGCCGAAGCTGCTGTCTTCAATGGCGTCGGCAGCCACGGTTTCGTGCCTGGCGTCGGCAGCGAACTTCTCTGCCACCACGGTGTCCGTGGGAACCACGAACTCCGTCCCGGCGTCGGCTGCCCGCTTCAGGTAGTCCTGGACAACCGGGATCTGGTCCTCCTCAAGGAGGCTGGAGCCAACCTTGCTGCCTGCGGCTGCCAGGAAGGTGAAGAGCATGCCGCCGCCCACCAGGATCGTGTCAGCCTTGCCAAGCAGGTTGTCGATGACCGCAAGCTTGTCCGAGACCTTGGAACCGCCGAGCACCACCACGTAGGGACGCTGGGTGTCAGTGGTCAGCTTCCGGAGGACCTCCACCTCGGTGTGCACCAGGTCGCCCTGGTATGACGGGAGCCGTGTGGCGACGTCGTAGACACTGGCGTGCTTGCGGTGGACGGCACCGAAGGCATCATCCACGTACGCGCCGTTATCCCCGGTCAATGCCACGAGCTCGTCCGCGAAGGCGCCGCGTTCGGCGTCGTCCTTGCTGGTCTCGCGGGCGTCGAACCGGACGTTCTCGAGGACCAGGGCTTCCCCGTCCTGCAGGGACGCCGCAGCTGCCTTGGCGGCATCGCCGACGGTGTCTGCAGCCAGGGTGACCTTGAAGTCCGCCAGTTCGGCGAGACGGTCAACTGCGGGGCGAAGGGAGTACTTTTCCTCCGGGGCGCCCTTGGGGCGTCCGAGGTGGGCTGTTACCAGCACGCGGGCACCGGCGTCCGTGAGCTTTTGCAGCACTGGCAGGGAGGCCTTGATACGGCCATCATCAGTGACTGTAGAGCCGTCGAGCGGCACATTCAGGTCACTTCGAACCAGAATGTACCGCCCGCGGACACCTTCAGCGATCAGTTCGTTGAGGGTGTGGGATGTCATGTGTCTAACCCTAGCCCAGCTTGGCTGCCACAAGCTCCGTGAGGTCCACGAGGCGGTTGGAGTAGCCCCATTCGTTGTCATACCAGGAAACAACCTTGACCTGGTTGCCGATGACCTTGGTCAGGCCCGCGTCGAAGATGGACGAGGCAGGGTCACCGACGATGTCGGAGGAGACGATGGGCTCTTCCGTGT
This window encodes:
- a CDS encoding phosphoglycerate kinase, with product MTSHTLNELIAEGVRGRYILVRSDLNVPLDGSTVTDDGRIKASLPVLQKLTDAGARVLVTAHLGRPKGAPEEKYSLRPAVDRLAELADFKVTLAADTVGDAAKAAAASLQDGEALVLENVRFDARETSKDDAERGAFADELVALTGDNGAYVDDAFGAVHRKHASVYDVATRLPSYQGDLVHTEVEVLRKLTTDTQRPYVVVLGGSKVSDKLAVIDNLLGKADTILVGGGMLFTFLAAAGSKVGSSLLEEDQIPVVQDYLKRAADAGTEFVVPTDTVVAEKFAADARHETVAADAIEDSSFGAQGIGLDIGPDTAAAFSERIKGARTVFWNGPMGVFEFEAFSAGTRAIAQALTETDGLTVVGGGDSAAAVRTLGFSDDQFGHISTGGGASLEYLEGKELPGLSVLDR